The genomic segment GGGTGTCGAACGAGCGTTCCGCGCGCTGCTGCACACCGACGCCGGCCGCTCGCAACTCGTCGGCGGCCCGGCGGGCGAAGCCCTCGGCCCCCGACGCGGTGAGCAGCTCGTGGGCCTGGCGCAGCTGCCCGATGCCGTCGTTGCGCCGGCCCTTGCGGCGCAGCCACTCGCCGTAGAGCAGGTGGGCGCGGCCCCGGTACGGGATCAGCGGAGTCTCGGCCAGGCATTCGATCGCCGCCCGGAAGTGGTCCTCGACGCCGGTCACGAGACCTCGCGCGTACGCGGCGATGCCCCGGCCCGCCTCCGTGCCGCTAGCGTCAGTACGGGTGGTCAGCGACTCCAGGGCGTGCGCGGCGACCTCGGGCTCCCGGCTGCGCACGGCCGCCTCGACCAGCTCGGCCGACGCGATCCCGGCCAGGAACAGCTGATCCGGAGCGGTGGCGGCCCGGCCCGCGGCCAGCGCCGCCGGGTAGTCCCCCAGGCCGTTGCCGAGCAGCGCGGTGATCCAGTGGACGTTCGTGACCTGCCCGCTGCCGTCGGCGGTCCGGGCCCGTTCCGCCGCGCCCAGCAGCTCCGACGTCTCGTCGCGGCGCCCGCGCAGGGCGGCCAGCTGCAGCCGCGGATAGAGCAGCGGCTGATCTCCGGCCGCGTCCGCGATCGCCGCCTCCTCGGCCAGCGCGGCCAGCGCCTTGGCCACGTCGCCGGTGAAGGTGGCGTCGGTCGCGGTCTGGGCCAGGCCGAGCCGTAACAGCGTCGGCGAGCCCGACTCGCGGCCCTGCTTGACCAGCCATTCGGCGATGGCGGCGATCGTCAGGGGATCCCACAGCTCGGTCGAGATCATGGTGGCCAGGGCCGGCCGCCGGATCCACGCGGGCCGGCGGTCGGCGTGCAGCAGCCCGGCCAGCATCGGCATCGCCACCCGGTGCTGCCCCGCCCCGAACGAGAGCAACGCGCTCAGCAGGTCCGGTTCCGGCACCGGCGGCGCCGACCGGGCCGCGACCAGGATCTCGGGGATGAAACCGCCGCCCCGGCCGACGACCAGGCTCGCCTCCAGCGCGTCCAGATAGGACTCGCGGGACCGGCCCGCGTCCAGGGCCGCCAGCCGCCGGGCGCCCGCGGCCATCAACGCGGGCCCGGCGCCGTCACCGGGCCGGGTGAAGGCGACCCGGCCCCGCAGCAGCTCCGCGCGGGCGTGCCGGAAGTCGTCCAGCCCGGCGGTCTCGATCGTCATCAGCAGCTCACGGGCCGTGGTGCCGAGTCCCGCCTCCAGGTAGACCTGCGCCGCGTCGAGCGTACGGTCGATCCGCCGGTCCGCGTCCGGCGACAACTCGGCCGCCCGGTGCAGGAACGCGGCTGCGGCGGCCACCCCGCCCCGGGCCTGCGCCCGCGCCGCGCACCGCTGCAGATCGTCGGCGACGTCGGCGTCCGGGCTGACGGTGGCCTGGGCCCGATGCCAGGCCCGCCGGTCGGGCGCGGTCACCGGGTCGGTGATCGCGGCCAGTTCCCGATGCGCGGCCCGGCGGTCGTGGGCGCTCGCGGCCCGGTAGACGGCCGAACGGGCCAGCGGATGACAGAACCGGACCCGCGTGCCGAACTCGGCCAGTCCCGCGGCTTCGGCGTCGGCCCCGGCCCCCTCGACACCGAGCCGGCGCGCGGCCGCCCACAGCAGGGCCGGGTCGCCGGTCGGGTCGGCGCCGGCCACGGTCAGCAACAGCCGGGCGTCGCCGGGCAGCCCCCGGAAGCGCTCCTGGAACGCCTGCTCGATCCGGTTGGGCACCGAGCCCGTCGCCGGGAGCGCGAAACCGCCGGCCCGGGGCAGCTCGAGCAGGGCCAACGGGTTGCCGCCGGCCTCCGCCACCAGCCGATCCCGTACGCGTTCATCCAGGACAAAAGGACTCCGCGCCGTCAACAGCCGGCGGGCGCTCTCGTCGCTGAGCCCACCGACGGCCAGCGCCGGCAGCGCATCCAGCTCCCCCGCGCCTGCGGCATCCAGCGGTTGCCGGACCGCGATCAGGATGGCGATCGGGTCGGCGCCGATCCGGCGGGCCAGGAAGGCCAGCGCCCGCGACGAGGCCGGATCGAGCCAGTGCGCATCGTCGACCACGCACAGCAGGGGACGTTCGCGGGCGGCCGCGGCCACCAGTTCGAGCGCCGCCAGCCCTACCCGGAACGGATCCGGGGCCCCCGCCGTGAGCCCGAACGCCACCCGGAGCGACTCCCGGTGACGCTCCGGCAACTCGTCGGCGTGGCCCAGCACCGGCAGGCAGAGCTGGTGCAGGACGGCGTACGGGAACTCCCGCTCGAACTCGGCCCCGGACGCCCGCACGACCTGGAAACCGGTGGCGGCCTGTTCCGCCTGGTCCAGCAGCGCGGTCTTGCCGATGCCGGCCTCGCCGGCGAGCACCAGCGCGCCGCCCACGCCCGCGGAGGCGGCCGCGATCAGCTCGGCGACCCGGCTCGTCTCCGCGGCCCGCCCGACGAGCGAGCCGTCGCCGCCCGGATGTGCGCGCTCCGGGGCCGGGCGC from the Paractinoplanes abujensis genome contains:
- a CDS encoding AAA family ATPase, whose translation is MPPAVQGPEAPRSRRDAHQDVRPAPERAHPGGDGSLVGRAAETSRVAELIAAASAGVGGALVLAGEAGIGKTALLDQAEQAATGFQVVRASGAEFEREFPYAVLHQLCLPVLGHADELPERHRESLRVAFGLTAGAPDPFRVGLAALELVAAAARERPLLCVVDDAHWLDPASSRALAFLARRIGADPIAILIAVRQPLDAAGAGELDALPALAVGGLSDESARRLLTARSPFVLDERVRDRLVAEAGGNPLALLELPRAGGFALPATGSVPNRIEQAFQERFRGLPGDARLLLTVAGADPTGDPALLWAAARRLGVEGAGADAEAAGLAEFGTRVRFCHPLARSAVYRAASAHDRRAAHRELAAITDPVTAPDRRAWHRAQATVSPDADVADDLQRCAARAQARGGVAAAAAFLHRAAELSPDADRRIDRTLDAAQVYLEAGLGTTARELLMTIETAGLDDFRHARAELLRGRVAFTRPGDGAGPALMAAGARRLAALDAGRSRESYLDALEASLVVGRGGGFIPEILVAARSAPPVPEPDLLSALLSFGAGQHRVAMPMLAGLLHADRRPAWIRRPALATMISTELWDPLTIAAIAEWLVKQGRESGSPTLLRLGLAQTATDATFTGDVAKALAALAEEAAIADAAGDQPLLYPRLQLAALRGRRDETSELLGAAERARTADGSGQVTNVHWITALLGNGLGDYPAALAAGRAATAPDQLFLAGIASAELVEAAVRSREPEVAAHALESLTTRTDASGTEAGRGIAAYARGLVTGVEDHFRAAIECLAETPLIPYRGRAHLLYGEWLRRKGRRNDGIGQLRQAHELLTASGAEGFARRAADELRAAGVGVQQRAERSFDTLTPQESAVARLVAAGATSQEAAVQLFVSKRTVDAHLRNIFRKLGVTSRRQLKDHPVLTA